A window from Streptomyces sp. NBC_00271 encodes these proteins:
- a CDS encoding CaiB/BaiF CoA transferase family protein, whose amino-acid sequence MSSTPLLEGLHVVDLASFIAGPAAATVLGGFGADVVKVEPPHTGDAYRSLSRIPPNPQVEGVNLDNRNKRSIALNLKSPSARPVLESLVRWADVLVTNFPPRTREKLGLEYDALAPLNPRLIYADVTGFGEEGPDAHLPGFDVTAYWARSGLMDLTRQRDVAPATNGFGSGDHSTAITLFAGIMTALYRREKTGQGARVTASLLAEGAWAASMWLQAVLVGAKPPRPIDRSDPPNALVNMYRTADDRWIVLGFANENKQVPLFLKAIGHPEAAENPHYADTPSRRAHAAEIVAVLDKTFATRSLAEWREVLDAAGLTYGVAQTLEECAQDPQLLANRVFVPIDDGSDDPHLTVDSPVRLDQEQKVRPGPAPDLGEHTESVLRDLGFDASGIEELRKAEAVV is encoded by the coding sequence ATGAGCAGCACACCCCTCCTGGAGGGACTGCACGTCGTCGATCTCGCCAGCTTCATTGCCGGGCCCGCCGCGGCCACCGTCCTCGGTGGCTTCGGCGCCGACGTCGTCAAGGTGGAACCACCACACACGGGCGACGCATACCGTTCGCTCAGCCGCATCCCTCCCAACCCCCAGGTCGAAGGGGTCAACTTGGACAACCGCAACAAGCGCAGCATCGCGCTCAACCTCAAGTCGCCCAGCGCCCGGCCCGTACTCGAGAGTCTGGTGCGGTGGGCCGATGTGCTGGTGACGAACTTCCCGCCGCGGACGCGCGAGAAGCTGGGCCTGGAATACGACGCACTGGCCCCCCTCAATCCCCGGCTGATCTACGCCGATGTCACCGGCTTCGGCGAGGAAGGTCCCGACGCGCATCTGCCCGGCTTCGACGTGACGGCGTACTGGGCGCGCAGCGGCCTGATGGACCTCACACGCCAAAGGGACGTTGCGCCGGCCACGAACGGGTTCGGATCGGGTGATCACTCCACGGCGATCACCCTGTTCGCCGGGATCATGACCGCGCTGTACCGGAGGGAGAAGACCGGCCAGGGCGCGCGCGTCACGGCCTCGCTGCTCGCCGAAGGCGCCTGGGCGGCGAGCATGTGGCTGCAAGCCGTACTGGTCGGGGCGAAGCCCCCCCGCCCCATCGACCGGTCCGACCCGCCCAACGCACTCGTGAACATGTACCGCACGGCGGACGACCGCTGGATCGTCCTCGGCTTCGCCAACGAGAACAAGCAGGTCCCGCTCTTCCTCAAGGCCATCGGTCATCCCGAGGCGGCGGAGAACCCGCACTACGCCGACACCCCGAGCCGCCGCGCCCACGCCGCCGAGATCGTCGCCGTGCTGGACAAGACCTTCGCGACTCGCTCCCTGGCCGAGTGGCGCGAGGTGCTCGACGCCGCGGGCCTCACGTACGGGGTCGCCCAGACGCTCGAAGAGTGCGCCCAGGACCCCCAACTCCTCGCCAACCGGGTGTTCGTGCCGATCGACGACGGCAGCGACGACCCGCACCTGACCGTCGACAGCCCCGTCCGACTGGACCAGGAACAGAAGGTCCGTCCGGGCCCGGCCCCCGACCTTGGCGAACACACCGAGTCCGTGCTCCGCGACCTCGGCTTCGACGCCTCCGGAATCGAGGAGCTGCGCAAGGCCGAAGCAGTCGTCTGA
- a CDS encoding crotonase/enoyl-CoA hydratase family protein has product MTTANDTPTVRTEENDGIFVITIDRPQARNAIDGATARALAAAVDHLESRDDLLVGILTGADGVFSAGMDLKAFASGDQPIVEGRGFAGITRARIKTPLIAAVEGYALGGGTEMALACDMIVAARNATFGQTEVHYGIVPPEGGMVRLPERIPRNIALELLLTGEPLPAERAERLGLVNHLTEPGQALQRAQELATSIAHNAPLAVAAIKRVVNERRAFSDEDAFVEQDRIVAPVLASHDAQEGAHAFAERRSPHWQGR; this is encoded by the coding sequence ATGACTACGGCCAACGACACGCCGACCGTACGAACCGAGGAAAACGACGGCATCTTCGTGATCACGATCGACCGGCCGCAGGCTCGCAACGCCATCGACGGGGCCACCGCCAGGGCGCTCGCAGCTGCCGTCGATCACTTGGAGTCCCGTGACGACCTCCTGGTCGGCATCCTCACCGGTGCCGACGGTGTCTTCAGCGCCGGTATGGACCTCAAGGCCTTCGCGTCCGGAGACCAGCCCATCGTCGAAGGACGTGGCTTCGCCGGCATCACCCGCGCCCGGATCAAGACCCCGCTCATCGCCGCCGTCGAGGGCTACGCGCTGGGTGGCGGGACCGAGATGGCGCTCGCCTGCGACATGATCGTGGCCGCGCGGAACGCCACTTTCGGTCAGACCGAGGTCCACTACGGCATCGTGCCACCCGAAGGGGGCATGGTTCGCCTGCCCGAGCGCATCCCGCGCAACATCGCCCTGGAGCTACTGCTGACCGGCGAGCCTCTGCCCGCCGAACGCGCCGAGCGGTTGGGCCTGGTCAACCACCTCACCGAACCGGGCCAGGCCCTGCAGCGGGCCCAGGAACTGGCCACCAGCATCGCGCACAACGCGCCCCTGGCCGTGGCAGCCATCAAACGCGTCGTCAACGAGCGGCGAGCGTTCAGCGACGAGGACGCGTTTGTCGAGCAGGACCGGATCGTCGCACCGGTCCTGGCGTCCCACGACGCACAGGAGGGCGCCCATGCCTTCGCCGAGAGGCGCTCACCGCACTGGCAGGGCCGCTGA
- a CDS encoding AMP-binding protein — MNLASHLVSSAWTHPDRSALRLEDAVVAYRALDQGSAHMSGLLDNHGVKPGDRVAIMLPNVPEFALAYFGVLRAGGIVVPMNPLLKSREVAYYLGDSGARLLFAWHAFADEARAGAQQAEAEVVVVSPGAFDSLLASAPSVEDVADLDEDDTAVILYTSGTTGQPKGAELTHANLSRNCDIAGELVQLTADDVIFGGLPLFHAFGQTCTLNAAVGSGACLTLLPRFDAGKALGSSASTG; from the coding sequence ATGAACCTCGCATCCCACTTGGTGAGCAGCGCCTGGACTCATCCGGATCGCTCGGCGCTCCGTCTCGAGGACGCCGTCGTGGCCTATCGCGCGCTCGACCAGGGCAGCGCCCACATGTCCGGACTGCTCGACAACCATGGTGTGAAGCCCGGGGACCGAGTGGCGATCATGCTGCCCAACGTCCCGGAGTTCGCCCTCGCGTACTTCGGCGTACTCCGGGCCGGCGGCATCGTCGTCCCGATGAACCCCCTGCTCAAGTCCCGCGAGGTCGCCTACTACCTCGGCGACTCAGGTGCCCGGCTCCTGTTCGCCTGGCACGCCTTCGCCGACGAGGCACGGGCCGGTGCGCAGCAGGCCGAGGCCGAGGTGGTCGTCGTCAGTCCCGGCGCATTCGATTCTCTGCTCGCGTCCGCCCCATCCGTCGAGGACGTGGCCGACCTGGACGAGGACGACACCGCGGTGATTCTCTACACCTCGGGAACGACCGGTCAGCCGAAGGGCGCCGAACTGACCCACGCCAACCTCAGCCGCAACTGCGACATCGCCGGCGAACTGGTCCAGCTCACCGCCGACGACGTGATCTTCGGTGGGCTGCCCCTGTTCCACGCGTTCGGACAGACCTGCACCCTCAACGCCGCCGTCGGCTCCGGCGCGTGCCTCACCCTGCTGCCGCGCTTCGACGCCGGGAAGGCACTGGGATCCTCGGCGAGCACGGGGTGA
- a CDS encoding AMP-binding protein, protein MTVFAGVPTVFSRLVQEPDRDAYPVSRLRVSLTGGAAMPAQVLHDFQTAFDCVVLEGYGLSETSPIVSFNTLQAGPKPGSVGTPIRGVEMRVVANGREVPHGESGEIAIRGHNVMKRYWHRPEETAAAIRDGWLYTGDIGRVDEDGSFWIIGRTKDVIIRGGYNVYPREVEDVFYEHPAVADAAVIGLPSSDLGEEVGAAVVLKPGARTTAEELREYVKHQVAAYKYPRKVWITDALPKGPTGKILKRQIVPPPELGRR, encoded by the coding sequence GTGACCGTCTTCGCCGGGGTGCCGACCGTGTTCAGCAGGCTGGTGCAGGAGCCCGACCGGGACGCGTACCCCGTCTCCCGGCTACGTGTGTCCCTCACCGGCGGCGCGGCGATGCCGGCCCAGGTGCTGCACGACTTCCAGACCGCGTTCGACTGCGTCGTGCTCGAAGGGTACGGGCTGTCGGAGACCTCGCCCATCGTCTCGTTCAACACCTTGCAGGCCGGACCCAAGCCCGGTTCGGTCGGCACCCCGATCCGGGGCGTCGAGATGCGGGTGGTCGCCAACGGCAGGGAGGTACCGCACGGGGAAAGCGGCGAGATCGCGATTCGCGGGCACAACGTGATGAAGCGGTATTGGCACCGCCCCGAGGAGACCGCCGCCGCGATCCGGGACGGTTGGTTGTACACCGGCGACATCGGCCGGGTCGACGAGGACGGGTCCTTCTGGATCATCGGACGGACGAAGGACGTGATCATTCGGGGCGGCTACAACGTGTATCCCCGCGAAGTCGAAGACGTGTTCTACGAGCATCCGGCGGTCGCCGACGCCGCGGTCATCGGCCTCCCCAGCTCCGATCTCGGTGAGGAGGTCGGTGCGGCGGTCGTCCTCAAGCCGGGCGCCCGAACGACGGCCGAGGAACTGCGTGAATACGTCAAGCATCAGGTCGCCGCTTACAAGTACCCGCGGAAGGTGTGGATCACGGACGCGCTGCCGAAGGGACCGACCGGCAAGATCCTCAAGCGGCAGATCGTCCCGCCGCCCGAGCTGGGCAGGCGATGA
- a CDS encoding TetR/AcrR family transcriptional regulator: MPRDSSATKARLLDAAFTEFATYGIAGARVDRIAEAAGANKRLIYAYFGNKEQLFDEVLRRAMTAGAESVPFDVEDLPGYAAAIFDHLVARPDLMRLRLWKLLERPSATGLEPDAFRRKATEVADAQQRGELAQGMEPADLLTMVLAAAQAWFWAAEDVGPEEVIQSWSPQRLALHRSAVVEAARRMSEPKAAGE; encoded by the coding sequence ATGCCACGGGACTCCAGCGCCACCAAGGCCCGGCTGCTCGACGCCGCCTTCACCGAATTCGCCACCTACGGCATCGCCGGTGCGCGAGTGGACCGCATCGCGGAGGCCGCGGGGGCGAACAAGCGGCTGATCTACGCCTACTTCGGCAACAAGGAGCAGTTGTTCGACGAGGTGTTGCGACGGGCGATGACGGCGGGAGCCGAGTCGGTGCCGTTCGACGTCGAGGACCTGCCCGGATACGCCGCCGCGATCTTCGACCACCTCGTCGCCCGGCCGGACCTGATGCGCCTACGCCTGTGGAAACTGCTGGAGCGCCCCTCCGCCACCGGACTCGAACCGGACGCCTTCCGGCGCAAGGCCACCGAAGTGGCCGACGCGCAGCAGCGTGGCGAGCTCGCCCAGGGGATGGAGCCCGCCGATCTCCTGACCATGGTTCTCGCCGCGGCCCAGGCATGGTTCTGGGCCGCCGAGGACGTCGGCCCCGAGGAGGTCATCCAGTCCTGGTCGCCACAGCGGCTGGCCCTGCACCGCTCGGCAGTCGTCGAGGCCGCGCGCCGGATGAGCGAGCCGAAGGCCGCCGGGGAGTAG
- a CDS encoding aldo/keto reductase, whose protein sequence is MEHRALGSQGLIVGAQGLGCMGMSAFYGATDEAESLATIDRALELGVTLLDTAESYGPFVNEQLLGKALAGRRDVAVVATKTGVEITDDGRALGLNGRPEYVRRALERSLRHLDTDHVDLYYLHRIDPNVPIEETVGALAELVAEGKVGHIGLSEASAKTIRRAHAVHPLTAVQTEYSLFERGIEQDGVRDALQELGIGLVAYSPLGRGFLSGAITSPDDFAADDWRRTDPRFQGDNFDRNLDVVREVRRIASDKNVTPSQLALAWVQHQGAIAIPGTKRRPYLEENVAATEVTLTTDDIAAIEAVAPHGVVTGDRYAPEYMGTLNG, encoded by the coding sequence ATGGAACACCGCGCACTGGGCAGCCAGGGCCTGATTGTCGGAGCCCAAGGCCTCGGCTGCATGGGTATGAGCGCGTTCTACGGCGCCACCGACGAGGCCGAGTCGCTGGCCACCATCGACCGCGCGCTGGAGCTCGGCGTCACCCTGCTGGACACCGCCGAGAGCTACGGCCCCTTCGTCAACGAGCAGCTCCTCGGCAAGGCGCTGGCAGGGCGCCGGGATGTCGCCGTGGTCGCCACCAAGACCGGCGTCGAGATCACCGACGACGGCCGCGCGCTCGGCCTCAACGGCCGGCCCGAGTACGTCCGCCGGGCCCTCGAACGCTCACTGCGGCACCTGGACACCGACCACGTCGACCTGTACTACCTGCACCGCATCGACCCCAACGTGCCCATCGAGGAGACCGTCGGGGCGCTGGCCGAGCTGGTCGCCGAGGGCAAGGTCGGCCACATCGGCCTGAGCGAGGCCTCCGCGAAGACCATCCGGCGTGCCCACGCCGTCCACCCACTCACCGCCGTCCAGACCGAGTACTCACTCTTCGAGCGCGGCATCGAACAGGACGGGGTGCGCGACGCGCTGCAGGAGCTGGGAATCGGCCTGGTCGCCTACTCCCCGCTGGGCCGCGGTTTCCTGTCCGGCGCGATCACCAGCCCTGACGACTTCGCCGCGGACGACTGGCGCCGGACCGACCCCCGGTTCCAGGGCGATAACTTCGACCGCAACCTGGACGTCGTCCGCGAGGTCCGCCGCATCGCGTCCGACAAGAACGTCACACCCTCCCAGCTGGCCCTGGCCTGGGTCCAGCACCAGGGCGCGATCGCCATTCCCGGCACCAAGCGCCGCCCCTACCTGGAGGAGAACGTCGCCGCGACCGAGGTGACTCTCACCACCGACGACATCGCCGCGATCGAGGCGGTCGCCCCGCACGGCGTGGTCACCGGCGACCGCTACGCGCCCGAGTACATGGGGACGCTCAACGGCTGA
- a CDS encoding MBL fold metallo-hydrolase: MPQPAIRSRITIGETTITYLPDGFGAHNPDVLFPGVDWTTRPGFLEDGQLILSFGSFLIHAGDQRILVDLAVGKIDVDVPGVAQLKGGSLLRNLAEEGLSADDIDAVVFTHLHLDHVGWTSDVAPLPNAPTTDSPTGLTFARARHLMSEAEWQYWSTRAAAMGGPDAEAVLKPLDGVVEFVRSGDSIAPGVTVEATPGHTPGHLAIVVRDPSGGSTESAYIVGDILHSPAQVGDPDLVFSSDVAPDQARAVRDRVLQRPDTVIAAGHFTDDVFGRVTSVGDAHAWAPVGEAPNAIGD, encoded by the coding sequence ATGCCCCAGCCGGCCATACGGTCCCGGATCACTATCGGCGAAACGACGATCACCTATCTCCCCGACGGTTTCGGCGCACACAATCCAGACGTCCTGTTTCCGGGCGTGGACTGGACGACGCGCCCCGGGTTTCTCGAAGACGGGCAGCTCATCCTCTCGTTCGGCTCCTTCCTGATACACGCCGGGGACCAGAGGATTCTCGTGGATCTGGCCGTAGGGAAGATCGACGTGGACGTGCCCGGCGTCGCTCAGCTCAAGGGCGGTTCGCTTCTGCGGAACCTCGCAGAGGAAGGACTGTCCGCCGACGACATCGACGCGGTGGTGTTCACCCATCTGCACCTCGATCACGTCGGCTGGACCAGCGATGTCGCGCCGCTCCCGAACGCGCCCACGACGGACTCGCCCACGGGCCTCACCTTCGCCCGCGCACGCCATCTCATGTCGGAAGCCGAGTGGCAGTACTGGTCGACGAGGGCGGCGGCCATGGGCGGACCGGACGCCGAGGCAGTGCTCAAGCCGCTCGACGGCGTCGTCGAGTTCGTCAGGAGCGGTGACAGCATCGCGCCCGGGGTGACCGTCGAAGCGACACCTGGGCACACCCCCGGACATCTGGCGATCGTCGTACGGGATCCGTCGGGTGGCAGCACTGAATCCGCCTACATCGTGGGAGACATCCTTCACTCCCCCGCTCAAGTCGGCGACCCCGATCTGGTGTTCTCCTCCGACGTCGCTCCGGACCAGGCCCGAGCGGTGCGCGACCGCGTGCTCCAGCGGCCGGACACCGTGATCGCCGCCGGGCACTTCACGGACGACGTGTTCGGCCGTGTCACGTCGGTGGGCGACGCGCACGCCTGGGCTCCCGTCGGCGAGGCGCCGAACGCGATCGGCGACTGA
- a CDS encoding SDR family NAD(P)-dependent oxidoreductase, with protein MSVPQTPHLFGASTTAAEVINGVDLHGRRAVVTGASSGIGVETARALAAAGADVTLAVRDTDAGARVVARLEAELPPKSGQLTVGRLDLADRSTVAAFVAAWHGPLDILVNNAGVMAPPKLIRTPDGRETQFAVNHLGHFALALGLHPALAAADGARIVSVASIGHLFSPVVFDDLDYRYRPYDPWTSYGQSKTANVLFAVGAAERWADDGITANALMPGNIADTSLARHMDMQQVADFIASGELALPPQKTVEQGAATSVLLAASPSVEGITGRYFEDCAPSEPVAERAGAVAGVAPYALDPENAARLWTVSEALVG; from the coding sequence ATGTCCGTGCCTCAGACGCCCCACCTGTTCGGGGCAAGCACCACCGCCGCCGAGGTGATCAACGGCGTCGACCTGCACGGCCGCCGGGCCGTGGTGACCGGAGCCAGTTCCGGAATCGGGGTGGAGACGGCCCGGGCACTCGCCGCGGCGGGCGCCGATGTCACCCTGGCCGTGCGGGACACCGACGCGGGTGCCCGCGTAGTGGCACGCCTGGAAGCTGAACTGCCGCCCAAGTCGGGACAGTTGACGGTAGGACGGCTCGACCTGGCCGACCGGTCGACGGTCGCCGCGTTCGTGGCGGCCTGGCACGGCCCGTTGGACATCCTGGTCAACAACGCCGGAGTGATGGCTCCGCCGAAACTCATCCGCACACCTGACGGTCGGGAGACGCAGTTCGCCGTCAACCACCTGGGCCACTTCGCCCTCGCCCTCGGCCTCCACCCGGCACTCGCGGCGGCGGACGGCGCCCGGATCGTCTCGGTCGCCTCGATCGGCCACCTCTTCTCCCCCGTCGTCTTCGACGACCTCGACTACCGGTACCGCCCCTACGACCCCTGGACCTCCTACGGGCAGTCGAAGACCGCCAACGTCCTGTTCGCCGTCGGTGCCGCCGAGCGATGGGCCGACGACGGCATCACCGCCAACGCACTGATGCCGGGCAACATCGCGGACACGTCCCTGGCCCGGCACATGGACATGCAGCAGGTGGCCGACTTCATCGCCTCGGGCGAACTCGCGCTGCCACCGCAGAAGACCGTGGAGCAGGGCGCAGCGACCTCGGTGCTGTTGGCCGCCTCGCCGTCGGTGGAGGGCATCACCGGCCGCTATTTCGAGGACTGTGCGCCGTCCGAGCCGGTCGCCGAGCGAGCCGGTGCCGTCGCCGGCGTCGCGCCGTACGCCCTGGACCCGGAGAACGCCGCCCGCCTGTGGACCGTGTCCGAAGCTCTCGTCGGCTAG
- a CDS encoding low temperature requirement protein A: MTSRHEQWTRLRRQLWQPPRAHGEQPIERVVGPLELFYDLVVVVLVAQAAHHLAGDLDWHGLGLFAAVFALVWIAWFNGTLHHELHGHEDARGRSMFLLQILVLVPLGAFIPEAGGARGVAFAVTAGVLFAVLAVLWLLAARGDSPEFRRPSRLFVTGTAACAVVLAASAALPADVRVLTWGLLAVAYLAGFAVVIGTATPVQAVALSVTDALTERFGLFIIIVLGETVTGVVDGLAHEPTNALTLAVGLVAVVIGFGAWWTYFDFAGHRRPRPPRASTV; this comes from the coding sequence ATGACCTCACGACATGAGCAGTGGACCCGGCTGCGCCGTCAGCTGTGGCAGCCTCCGCGCGCCCATGGCGAGCAGCCTATCGAGCGCGTGGTCGGCCCGCTCGAACTGTTCTACGACCTGGTCGTGGTCGTGCTGGTCGCCCAGGCCGCCCACCACTTGGCCGGGGACCTCGACTGGCACGGTCTGGGTCTGTTCGCCGCGGTGTTCGCACTGGTGTGGATCGCCTGGTTCAACGGCACCCTCCACCACGAACTGCACGGGCACGAGGATGCACGCGGCCGGAGCATGTTCCTGCTGCAGATCCTCGTGCTCGTCCCGCTGGGCGCGTTCATCCCCGAGGCGGGCGGCGCACGCGGAGTCGCGTTCGCCGTGACCGCGGGGGTGCTGTTCGCGGTGCTGGCGGTGTTGTGGCTGCTCGCCGCACGCGGTGACAGCCCCGAATTCCGCCGCCCCAGCAGGTTGTTCGTGACGGGGACGGCAGCCTGCGCGGTCGTCCTGGCCGCGAGCGCCGCTCTGCCCGCGGACGTCCGTGTGCTGACGTGGGGCCTTTTGGCCGTCGCCTACCTGGCGGGGTTCGCGGTCGTGATCGGTACGGCCACCCCGGTACAGGCGGTCGCGCTCAGCGTGACCGACGCACTCACCGAACGGTTCGGGCTGTTCATCATCATCGTGCTCGGCGAGACCGTGACCGGCGTCGTCGACGGACTGGCCCACGAGCCGACCAACGCGCTCACCCTCGCCGTCGGGCTCGTCGCCGTCGTCATCGGCTTCGGTGCCTGGTGGACGTACTTCGACTTCGCCGGGCACCGGCGGCCGAGGCCCCCACGTGCGAGCACCGTGTAG
- a CDS encoding sugar kinase: protein MSTHRPLRPGPVVCVGETMAALAPDPLGPLDGADLLRVDIAGAESNVALYLADHGIPARWVSAVGDDPFGRRVRARIAAGGVDVSGVRTDPQRPTGLLLKDPGPRGHGTRVHYHRAGSAASALTPDVLDDPAVAGAALVHLSGITPALSPGCRALVERALRPDRPWPVSFDVNHRPALWDGRSAADVLRRLADRADIVFVGLDEAQALWGDGITDAERVRDLLSGPRVVVVKDGDRAATAFVGAAAHSVPALTVRVAEPVGAGDAFAAGFLSGVLRQLPVDRALRLGHLTAASALRVAADHGPLPDPALVAALLDADEETWRAAVID, encoded by the coding sequence ATGAGTACCCACCGGCCACTGCGCCCCGGCCCCGTGGTCTGCGTCGGCGAGACCATGGCCGCCCTCGCCCCCGACCCCCTCGGGCCGCTGGACGGCGCCGACCTGCTGCGCGTCGACATCGCGGGCGCCGAGTCGAACGTCGCCCTCTACCTCGCCGACCACGGCATTCCCGCCCGCTGGGTCTCCGCGGTCGGCGACGACCCCTTCGGCCGCCGCGTCCGCGCCCGGATCGCCGCGGGCGGCGTCGACGTGAGCGGCGTCCGCACCGACCCGCAGCGGCCCACCGGACTGCTGCTCAAGGACCCGGGCCCGCGCGGGCACGGCACCCGTGTCCACTACCACCGCGCCGGATCTGCGGCCTCGGCCCTCACCCCCGACGTGCTCGACGATCCGGCGGTGGCGGGCGCCGCGCTCGTCCACCTCAGCGGCATCACCCCCGCCCTGTCGCCCGGCTGCCGCGCCCTCGTCGAACGCGCGCTGCGCCCCGACCGCCCGTGGCCCGTCAGCTTCGACGTCAACCACCGCCCCGCGCTGTGGGACGGCCGCTCCGCCGCCGACGTGCTGCGGCGGCTCGCGGACCGGGCCGACATCGTGTTCGTCGGCCTCGACGAGGCCCAGGCCCTGTGGGGGGACGGGATCACCGACGCCGAACGGGTCCGCGATCTCCTGTCCGGCCCGCGCGTGGTCGTCGTGAAGGACGGGGACCGCGCCGCCACCGCCTTCGTGGGGGCCGCTGCCCACAGCGTGCCCGCCCTGACCGTGCGCGTCGCCGAGCCGGTCGGCGCCGGCGACGCCTTCGCCGCCGGGTTCCTCAGCGGCGTGCTGCGGCAGCTGCCCGTGGACCGCGCCCTGCGGCTGGGTCATCTGACCGCGGCCTCGGCGCTGAGGGTCGCCGCCGACCACGGCCCGCTGCCGGACCCCGCCCTCGTCGCGGCGCTCCTGGACGCCGACGAGGAGACCTGGCGGGCCGCCGTCATCGACTGA
- a CDS encoding SMP-30/gluconolactonase/LRE family protein: MTAPAVLGADRLELGEGIRWTDGRAVLTDILTGRLLALPDGPDAPLAPITRLPCPLGAVAPVEGHPGHWIAAAGTGICRIDPEGRVDWIARPEEGAPVPMRMNDGVADPHGRFWAGSMAYEATQDAGSLYRLDRDGRVTRVLRDVTIPNGPAFSADGTVMYLADSARGIIRRYPVDPVSGDPGTPEPFVTLGSGSPDGMTTDIEGCLWTAVWGAGQVHRYRPDGGLDRIVDLPAGQPAGLCLGGPDGRTLLVTSAHIGLPVPGPLDGAVFALRVDVPGAPAAPYRPAVPSAPAPADRAGTL; encoded by the coding sequence GTGACCGCCCCCGCGGTCCTGGGGGCCGACCGCCTCGAACTGGGCGAGGGCATCCGCTGGACGGACGGCCGCGCCGTGCTGACCGACATCCTCACCGGCCGGCTGCTCGCCCTGCCCGACGGACCCGACGCGCCGCTCGCCCCGATCACCCGACTGCCCTGCCCGCTGGGCGCCGTGGCACCGGTGGAGGGGCACCCCGGCCACTGGATCGCGGCGGCGGGCACCGGCATCTGCCGCATCGACCCCGAGGGCCGCGTCGACTGGATCGCACGCCCCGAGGAGGGCGCACCCGTGCCGATGCGGATGAACGACGGCGTCGCCGACCCGCACGGCCGCTTCTGGGCGGGCAGCATGGCGTACGAGGCCACCCAGGACGCGGGCTCCCTCTACCGCCTGGACCGCGACGGCCGCGTCACCCGCGTCCTGCGGGACGTCACGATCCCCAACGGCCCGGCCTTCAGCGCCGACGGCACCGTCATGTATCTCGCCGACAGCGCCCGGGGCATCATCCGGCGCTACCCGGTCGACCCCGTGAGCGGCGACCCGGGCACCCCCGAACCCTTCGTCACCCTCGGCTCCGGCAGCCCCGACGGCATGACCACCGACATCGAGGGCTGCCTGTGGACCGCCGTCTGGGGCGCCGGGCAGGTCCACCGCTACCGCCCCGACGGGGGCCTCGACCGGATCGTCGACCTGCCCGCCGGGCAGCCCGCGGGACTCTGCCTAGGCGGCCCCGACGGCCGTACGCTCCTGGTCACCAGCGCGCACATCGGCCTGCCCGTCCCAGGACCCCTCGACGGCGCCGTCTTCGCGCTCCGGGTCGACGTTCCCGGCGCCCCGGCCGCCCCGTACCGCCCGGCGGTCCCGTCCGCCCCGGCTCCGGCGGACCGCGCCGGCACTCTCTAG
- a CDS encoding bifunctional 4-hydroxy-2-oxoglutarate aldolase/2-dehydro-3-deoxy-phosphogluconate aldolase produces the protein MNLLAALRAHRLLAIVRGSDPDAALTTVLTLAEEGVTLIEVSLSGRDALDVIARARTALGPDATLGAGTVLSSDDARAAQKAGAAFLVTPGVSDGIATGRELELPVLAGVMTPTDILQAQRLGADALKLFPAGSAGGPGYLRDLRGPFPDLPFVPVGGVDAPAAADYLREGAIAVGVGSPLIGDAAEGGDLTALRERARAFLDVVRADARP, from the coding sequence ATGAACCTGCTCGCCGCGCTGCGCGCCCACCGGCTGCTCGCCATCGTCCGGGGCAGCGACCCGGACGCCGCGCTGACCACCGTGCTCACCCTCGCCGAGGAGGGCGTCACCCTCATCGAGGTCTCCCTCTCCGGGCGCGACGCGCTCGACGTCATCGCGCGGGCTCGCACCGCGCTCGGCCCCGACGCGACGCTCGGCGCCGGAACCGTGCTCAGCTCCGACGACGCCCGTGCCGCCCAGAAGGCCGGCGCCGCCTTCCTCGTCACCCCGGGGGTCAGCGACGGCATCGCCACCGGGCGGGAACTCGAACTCCCCGTGCTCGCGGGCGTGATGACGCCCACCGACATCCTCCAGGCACAGCGGCTCGGCGCCGACGCCCTCAAGCTCTTCCCGGCAGGCAGCGCCGGGGGCCCCGGCTATCTCCGGGACCTGCGCGGGCCCTTCCCGGACCTGCCCTTCGTACCCGTCGGGGGAGTGGACGCGCCGGCAGCCGCCGACTACCTGCGCGAGGGAGCCATAGCCGTCGGCGTCGGATCGCCCCTGATCGGCGACGCCGCCGAGGGCGGCGACCTCACCGCCCTGCGCGAGCGCGCCCGCGCCTTCCTGGACGTCGTCCGCGCGGACGCCCGCCCGTGA